A part of Saccharomyces cerevisiae S288C chromosome XIV, complete sequence genomic DNA contains:
- the RFC3 gene encoding replication factor C subunit 3 (Subunit of heteropentameric Replication factor C (RF-C); which is a DNA binding protein and ATPase that acts as a clamp loader of the proliferating cell nuclear antigen (PCNA) processivity factor for DNA polymerases delta and epsilon; relocalizes to the cytosol in response to hypoxia), with protein MSTSTEKRSKENLPWVEKYRPETLDEVYGQNEVITTVRKFVDEGKLPHLLFYGPPGTGKTSTIVALAREIYGKNYSNMVLELNASDDRGIDVVRNQIKDFASTRQIFSKGFKLIILDEADAMTNAAQNALRRVIERYTKNTRFCVLANYAHKLTPALLSRCTRFRFQPLPQEAIERRIANVLVHEKLKLSPNAEKALIELSNGDMRRVLNVLQSCKATLDNPDEDEISDDVIYECCGAPRPSDLKAVLKSILEDDWGTAHYTLNKVRSAKGLALIDLIEGIVKILEDYELQNEETRVHLLTKLADIEYSISKGGNDQIQGSAVIGAIKASFENETVKANV; from the coding sequence ATGTCGACAAGTACAGAGAAGAGGAGCAAAGAAAACCTTCCATGGGTTGAAAAATACAGACCCGAAACGTTGGACGAAGTGTACGGACAAAATGAGGTGATCACCACAGTTCGTAAATTTGTAGATGAAGGTAAATTGCCACATCTTCTATTCTATGGGCCTCCAGGTACCGGTAAAACTTCTACAATTGTTGCTTTGGCACGTGAGATATATGGTAAGAATTACTCGAACATGGTTTTGGAGCTGAATGCATCCGATGACAGAGGTATTGATGTGGTGAGGAATCAAATTAAAGACTTTGCCTCTACAAGACAAATCTTCTCTAAAGGGTTCAAGTTAATTATACTGGATGAAGCAGATGCCATGACCAATGCCGCACAAAATGCGTTGAGAAGAGTTATAGAACGGTACACCAAGAATACGCGGTTCTGTGTATTGGCCAATTATGCGCATAAACTTACACCTGCGTTATTGAGTAGGTGCACGAGATTCAGATTTCAGCCCTTGCCCCAAGAGGCCATTGAGCGTCGGATAGCCAACGTCTTGGTGCATGAGAAGCTGAAGTTGTCTCCTAATGCGGAGAAGGCCTTAATAGAACTTTCTAATGGGGATATGAGACGTGTGTTAAACGTTTTGCAGTCTTGCAAAGCTACTTTAGACAATCCCGACGAGGATGAGATCAGTGACGACGTTATCTATGAATGCTGTGGGGCACCCAGACCAAGTGACTTAAAGGCAGTATTGAAGTCGATACTGGAGGACGATTGGGGTACCGCCCACTACACACTTAATAAGGTACGCAGTGCCAAGGGTCTCGCGTTGATCGACCTAATCGAGGGCATAGTGAAGATACTGGAAGACTACGAACTTCAAAATGAGGAAACAAGAGTGCATTTGCTTACCAAACTGGCCGATATAGAGTACTCGATATCCAAGGGTGGCAACGACCAGATTCAGGGCAGCGCGGTCATTGGCGCCATCAAGGCCAGCTTCGAGAACGAAACTGTTAAAGCCAACGTATAA
- the PCL1 gene encoding Pcl1p (Cyclin, interacts with cyclin-dependent kinase Pho85p; member of the Pcl1,2-like subfamily, involved in the regulation of polarized growth and morphogenesis and progression through the cell cycle; is ubiquitinated by Dma1p; phosphorylation by Pho85p targets it for degradation; localizes to sites of polarized cell growth): MCEYSKALHILLKSPVTDDIIKFLTDTTLRVVPSSNYPTPPGSPGEKHLTRLPSLMTFITRLVRYTNVYTPTLLTAACYLNKLKRILPRDATGLPSTIHRIFLACLILSAKFHNDSSPLNKHWARYTDGLFTLEDINLMERQLLQLLNWDLRVNTEDLILDLQPLLEPIKQDLARSSDQRKRINMMMSMNRRTCAGTSPIRSNNRFKLYEKQRNVSIASDLSSATLVDSCNDLRRLKDVTNIANNTVANTNYVRTVEKWNDNVNRQSWDLEQIMSQHGF; encoded by the coding sequence ATGTGTGAATACAGCAAGGCTCTTCATATTCTGCTCAAGTCGCCAGTAACGGATGACATAATAAAATTCTTAACAGACACAACATTGAGGGTTGTTCCTTCAAGCAACTACCCCACGCCTCCCGGTTCTCCAGGAGAGAAACACCTCACAAGGCTGCCATCGCTAATGACTTTTATCACTAGATTGGTCAGATACACCAACGTCTACACACCCACTCTGCTCACCGCTGCGTGCTATTTGAACAAATTAAAGCGTATTCTGCCCAGGGACGCTACTGGTCTCCCCTCGACCATCCATCGCATTTTCTTGGCCTGTTTGATACTGAGTGCTAAGTTTCACAATGACTCTTCTCCTTTAAACAAGCACTGGGCTAGGTACACCGATGGTCTCTTTACACTAGAGGATATCAACCTTATGGAAAGGCAGTTGTTACAGCTGTTGAACTGGGACCTCAGGGTGAACACAGAAGATTTGATCCTAGATCTGCAGCCTCTATTAGAGCCCATCAAGCAAGACTTGGCAAGATCCAGCGACCAAAGGAAGAGAATTAACATGATGATGTCCATGAACAGAAGGACTTGTGCTGGCACGAGTCCTATCAGATCAAACAACAGATTCAAACTCTACGAAAAACAGAGAAACGTGTCGATAGCATCCGATTTAAGTTCTGCTACTCTAGTCGACAGTTGTAATGATCTAAGAAGGCTAAAAGATGTAACCAACATAGCGAACAACACAGTCGCTAACACGAATTACGTCAGGACGGTAGAGAAATGGAACGACAATGTCAACAGGCAAAGTTGGGATCTGGAACAGATCATGAGTCAACATGGGTTTTAA
- the CUS2 gene encoding U2 snRNP complex subunit CUS2 (Putative checkpoint factor in transcription; binds to U2 snRNA and Prp11p; regulates toggling of the U2 snRNA stem II region between different structures; contains two RNA recognition motifs (RRMs)) produces MDADELELKGHLKKLKKEELLRRKQLKESNLQKRELEYNNASKNTSIYISGLPTDKTTKEGLTEQFCKYGMIRTNRDGEPLCKLYVNDKGAFKGDALITYSKEESVTLAIEMMNESIFLGKQIRVERAQFQNKEGDNMHGKENDLKEFNGPEPPIKRLKKAKSEGEGEVIDYNDDESLAKADRTVIFANVFNIYKSYTNDDINDIQEDLLEGCEEIGQVDSISVSPNKGEATVVFKNNKVALQCCKIMTGRYFDGQKLLAFISGDENTSSTSDKNEDSEVEDDLI; encoded by the coding sequence ATGGATGCTGATGAATTGGAATTGAAAGgtcatttgaaaaaattgaaaaaagaagaattgcTTAGAAGGAAACAGTTAAAAGAGAGTAATCTTCAGAAAAGAGAGCTTGAATATAATAATGCCTCAAAAAATACTTCAATATATATTTCTGGTCTTCCCACAGACAAAACAACGAAAGAAGGACTCACTGAGCAGTTTTGCAAGTATGGAATGATAAGAACCAATCGAGATGGGGAACCCCTTTGCAAGCTATATGTGAATGATAAAGGCGCTTTCAAAGGGGATGCCTTGATCACTTATTCCAAGGAAGAAAGTGTTACATTAGCAATCGAAATGATGAACGAGTCGATCTTCCTGGGAAAACAGATCAGGGTCGAAAGAGCccaatttcaaaacaaGGAAGGTGACAATATGCACgggaaagaaaatgatttaaAGGAGTTCAACGGACCTGAGCCTCCAATAAAGAGGCTAAAAAAAGCGAAGTCTGAAGGGGAGGGGGAAGTAATAGATTACAATGACGATGAAAGCCTAGCAAAAGCTGATCGAACGGTGATATTTGCCAACGTATTCAATATTTACAAATCATACACAAATGATGATATAAATGATATTCAGGAAGATCTTTTGGAAGGCTGTGAAGAGATAGGTCAAGTAGACAGTATATCTGTATCTCCCAATAAGGGGGAAGCGACGGTCGTCTTTAAGAACAATAAAGTTGCATTGCAATGTTGCAAAATCATGACCGGACGTTATTTTGATGGGCAAAAGTTGCTTGCTTTCATTTCTGGAGATGAGAACACTTCAAGCACAAGTGACAAGAATGAGGACAGCGAAGTGGAAGATGACCTTATATAG
- the CAF40 gene encoding CCR4-NOT core subunit CAF40 (Component of the CCR4-NOT transcriptional complex; evolutionarily conserved; involved in controlling mRNA initiation, elongation, and degradation; binds Cdc39p), translated as MFSAQKPIYGNGAGVNMGGGGPSTNNPGSMSMPGVPTSMGPGMNQQIPSGGPMLMGNTPNNNNSNENGENNGNNGNNGGNDANATRNNPNMVNNRGAVHALDDPNVYHWICQLTYGPQKEQALLELGRKREQFDDLAVVLWSSFGVMTSLLNEIISVYPMLQPQMLSNNLSNRVCNALVLLQCVASHPETKHLFLQAHIPLFLFPFLNTTSRQRTFEYLRLTSLGVIGALVKNDSQDVITFLLRTDIVPLCLRIMESSSELSKTVAIFILQKILLDDVGLQYICATLERFYAVTNVLKDMVEHLTVSTPPGRLLKHIIRCYLRLSDDLEARRLLKIVLPAKLRDNTFTEVLRDDVGSKRCLAQLLLTLNEETS; from the coding sequence ATGTTTTCCGCTCAAAAGCCAATATATGGCAATGGAGCAGGCGTGAACATGGGTGGTGGTGGTCCTTCAACTAATAATCCAGGATCTATGTCCATGCCTGGGGTTCCAACTTCAATGGGTCCAGGCATGAATCAACAAATTCCAAGTGGAGGCCCCATGCTAATGGGCAATACTCcgaataataataatagcaatGAAAATGGCGAGAACAACGGCAATAACGGCAATAACGGCGGTAACGATGCTAACGCAACTCGAAACAATCCCAACATGGTCAATAATAGAGGCGCAGTGCATGCTCTAGATGATCCCAATGTATACCACTGGATTTGTCAATTGACCTACGGCCCTCAAAAGGAACAAGCACTGCTTGAATTAGGTCGCAAAAGAGAACAGTTTGATGACCTTGCCGTTGTGCTTTGGTCTTCCTTTGGTGTAATGACCTCATTGCTGAACGAAATCATTTCCGTATATCCCATGCTGCAACCTCAGATGCTCTCTAACAATCTATCAAATCGTGTATGCAACGCTCTAGTTCTTCTACAGTGTGTTGCATCTCACCCAGAGACAAAACATCTCTTTTTACAGGCCCATATTcctctctttcttttccccTTCCTAAATACTACCTCCAGGCAAAGAACTTTTGAGTACTTGAGATTGACTTCATTAGGTGTGATAGGCGCATTGGTCAAAAATGACTCACAAGACGTAATAACGTTTTTGCTAAGAACCGATATCGTGCCGTTATGCCTAAGGATCATGGAATCTTCTTCTGAGCTTTCCAAGACAGTCgccattttcattttacaGAAAATCCTACTAGATGACGTTGGATTGCAATACATCTGTGCCACCTTGGAAAGGTTCTACGCCGTAACTAATGTCTTAAAAGATATGGTTGAGCACTTGACCGTGAGCACACCACCGGGACGACTACTGAAACATATCATTAGATGCTACTTAAGATTAAGCGACGATCTCGAAGCACGCAGgctattgaaaatagtCTTACCTGCCAAACTGAGAGATAACACTTTTACGGAAGTACTAAGAGACGACGTCGGGTCCAAGAGATGTCTGGCACAATTGCTACTGACATTAAACGAAGAAACCTCATGA
- the SEC21 gene encoding coatomer subunit gamma (Gamma subunit of coatomer; coatomer is a heptameric protein complex that together with Arf1p forms the COPI coat; involved in ER to Golgi transport of selective cargo): protein MSAHTYKKFENSTSGDLPDKMTIYQDCMNTFNESPVNSKRCRLLISRLLRLLAQGETFPQNEATALFFSISKLFQHQNDPLRQAVYLAIKELSGISEDVLMATSSIMKDVQNGSDLIKPDAIRSLTYVLDESTAFSAERLLKSAVVSRHPSISSAALCTSYHLLPISEVTIRRFTNETQEAVLDLKQFPNQHGNSEYYPNSTYISQYHALGLLYQLKKTDKMALLKLVRHFSENNSMKNQLAKVELVKIVNDLIYRDPQLFSQFRPLLSDWLSNKFESVQLETAKLITSFATRNSRLVAPELYAAAISALQSLLTVPRVSSRFAALRILNRISMVSPEKIVVCNPELESLINDSNRNISTYAITTLLKTGTSKNISSLISTITNFIHDVSDDFKIIIIDAVRTLSLNFPQEWKSILNFLIDVLKNSEGGFKFKNSIVEALIDIVSFVPQSKELALENLCDFIEDCEFNEILVRILHLLGKEGPSAPNPSLYVRHIYNRVVLENSIIRSAAVVALSKFALTKNDPTLYESIISLLKRIANDKDDEVRDRATIALEFIDSARNKDDVIAQNLIESKYFYDIPSLESKLSSYISSNTDSFATAFDVNQVRKFTEDEMKAINLKRKQEQIFNQKSETTLDTTPEAESVPEKRADANSFAGPNLDDHQEDLLATKYADELLSIEQIKPFGQLVNSSRAISLTEPEAEFVVRGVKHLFKDNVVLQFNITNTLTDIALDNVSVVCTPEISDEAELEELFTLQVDRLLPSEEAACYVAFKKLDEIVMEGFLNNLTFTTKEINPDTNEPFDGDEGFQDEYEIDSIFLNAGDYVKSSFTGNFSATFDELPCEEVAVFNIQEDLSIQEVVDKIILNSSCLPVESTQFAPSDSNSHTLKLFGKSALTGSKVALQIKMIKSSKGLALKVHGKGEDSLLCSDLVNGLMQ, encoded by the coding sequence ATGTCTGCACATACTTAcaaaaagtttgaaaacTCGACCTCGGGCGATTTACCTGATAAAATGACCATTTATCAGGATTGTATGAACACGTTTAACGAATCACCTGTCAATTCCAAGAGATGTCGTTTATTGATTTCTCGCTTGCTGAGACTCTTGGCCCAGGGCGAAACCTTCCCACAGAATGAAGCAACTgcattatttttctctaTCTCCAAATTATTTCAACACCAGAACGATCCTTTAAGGCAGGCTGTTTATTTGGCAATCAAGGAATTGAGTGGCATTTCGGAGGATGTGTTGATGGCAACCTCTTCAATCATGAAGGACGTTCAAAACGGTTCCGATTTGATTAAGCCTGACGCTATTAGATCGCTGACTTATGTCTTGGATGAATCTACTGCTTTTTCCGCTGAAAGGTTATTAAAAAGTGCCGTGGTAAGTAGACATCCTTCAATATCCTCAGCAGCATTATGTACTTCTTATCATTTGCTGCCCATTTCAGAAGTCACTATCAGAAGATTCACCAATGAAACTCAAGAAGCTGTTTTGGATTTGAAACAATTTCCAAATCAACACGGTAATAGCGAATATTATCCAAACTCCACTTATATTTCTCAATATCATGCTCTTGGGTTGCTTTATCAACTGAAGAAAACTGATAAAATGGCGTTACTAAAATTGGTTAGACATTTCTCTGAAAACAATTCTatgaaaaatcaattgGCCAAGGTAGAATTGGTCAAGATTGTCAACGATTTGATTTATAGGGATCCTCAATTATTTAGTCAATTCAGGCCACTTTTGTCTGATTGGCTATCCAACAAGTTCGAATCTGTTCAGTTGGAAACGGCGAAATTGATTACTTCTTTCGCTACTCGCAATTCCCGCTTAGTGGCTCCCGAGTTATATGCGGCAGCTATCAGTGCTTTACAGTCCTTACTGACCGTTCCTCGTGTTTCTTCTAGATTCGCTGCATTGAGAATCTTAAATAGAATATCCATGGTTTCACCAGAAAAGATTGTTGTTTGTAATCCTGAACTAGAATCTTTAATTAATGATTCTAATAGAAACATTTCTACTTATGCAATCACCACTTTATTGAAGACAGGAACttccaaaaatatttcatctcTGATTTCGACTATTACTAATTTTATCCATGATGTCAGTGATGACTTTAAgatcattattattgacGCCGTTCGTACGTTGTCTTTGAACTTCCCACAGGAATGGAAGTCAATTTTGAACTTCTTAATCgatgttttgaaaaatagtGAAGGTGGattcaaatttaaaaacAGTATTGTCGAAGCATTAATCGATATTGTTTCATTTGTTCCACAGTCTAAAGAACTCGCCTTAGAAAACTTGTGTGATTTCATCGAGGATTGTGAATTCAACGAAATACTAGTGAGAATACTACATCTTTTGGGTAAAGAAGGTCCATCTGCCCCAAATCCATCATTATATGTTAGACATATTTATAACAGAGTGGTGTTGGAAAATTCTATTATTAGATCTGCTGCCGTTGTAGCTTTATCTAAGTTTGCTTTGACGAAGAACGATCCTACCTTATATGAGTCAATCATAAGTTTGTTAAAGAGAATCGCTAATGATAAAGACGATGAAGTCAGAGACAGAGCCACCATTGCACTAGAATTCATTGATTCGGCTAGGAATAAAGATGATGTTATAGCACAAAATCTAATCGaatccaaatatttttacGATATTCCATCATTAGAGTCAAAATTAAGTTCTTACATTTCCTCAAATACTGATTCATTTGCAACTGCATTTGATGTGAATCAAGTTCGTAAGTTTACTGAGGATGAAATGAAGGCAATAAATCTGAAGAGAAAGCAAGAAcaaattttcaatcaaaAGTCTGAAACCACTTTGGATACTACACCAGAGGCAGAGAGTGTTCCAGAAAAAAGAGCTGACGCTAATTCATTTGCTGGTCCAAACTTGGACGACCACCAAGAAGATCTACTAGCTACTAAGTACGCTGACGAATTGCTATCCATTGAACAAATTAAACCATTTGGTCAATTAGTAAATAGTTCTAGGGCTATCTCATTAACTGAGCCAGAAGCAGAATTCGTTGTACGTGGTGTCAAACATCTCTTCAAAGACAATGTTGTTTTACAATTTAATATTACGAATACTCTGACGGATATTGCCCTAGACAATGTTTCTGTAGTCTGTACCCCTGAAATTTCTGATGAAGCTGAATTAGAAGAGCTATTCACCCTACAAGTGGACAGATTATTACCATCCGAGGAAGCAGCTTGTTACGTTGCATTCAAAAAACTTGATGAAATTGTAATGGAAGGTTTCTTGAACAACTTAACATTCActacaaaagaaataaaccCTGACACTAATGAGCCATTTGATGGTGATGAAGGTTTCCAAGATGAATATGAAATTGACTcgattttcttgaatgcTGGTGATTATGTTAAGAGTTCTTTCACTGGTAACTTCTCCGCTACATTTGATGAGTTGCCATGCGAAGAAGTTGCTGTTTTCAACATTCAAGAAGATTTATCCATACAAGAAGTAGTAGATAAGATTATTTTGAACAGTAGCTGCTTACCGGTGGAAAGTACCCAATTTGCTCCAAGTGATTCAAACTCCCACACCTTGAAATTATTTGGTAAGAGTGCTTTAACTGGATCTAAAGTAGCCCTACAGATTAAGATGATCAAGAGTTCGAAAGGTCTTGCTTTGAAAGTTCATGGTAAAGGTGAAGACAGCTTATTATGCTCTGATCTGGTGAATGGTCTAATGCAGTAA